The following are encoded in a window of Ruminiclostridium herbifermentans genomic DNA:
- a CDS encoding radical SAM protein, whose product MNTDFITSINDLSNPILGLIEVTQKCNLNCPICFRRLKNQSGCSMSKELEFGDIIERLERLKKERPDIDPTIALTGGEPTLRDDLPDLIARIHEMGFKRTEVMTNGIRLAEDIDYVKDLKKAGLSQMGLQFDGFNNNAYLLMRGKELAETKRKALENLKSVKQATILAACIMRGVNDGEIGSIIGYAVENKDFIEHVNFQSFIRNSNNSDKFDLAYIYNKDEIVNSIECQTKRHIRKEHFTSPATILPVPEFIEAISKKPQKQYFPLFHEHCNLTTYVYVTKNKTLIPVQEALNMDSLLKYLEKITNELNNTNSFGKRTFLMMKLTLNMFQLIKKRIFRKMLYSSILKKEFDPLANLKEILMISCENYMGDHQFDYERNKKCGLFFLEAEDLIRPFCQHEQY is encoded by the coding sequence ATGAATACAGATTTCATTACATCAATCAATGATTTATCAAATCCTATACTAGGGTTAATTGAGGTGACACAAAAATGTAATCTTAATTGTCCAATATGCTTTAGAAGATTGAAAAATCAATCTGGATGCAGTATGTCCAAAGAACTAGAGTTTGGTGACATAATAGAACGGTTGGAAAGATTGAAAAAAGAAAGGCCAGATATCGATCCGACAATTGCGCTGACAGGAGGGGAACCCACTTTACGTGATGACCTTCCCGACTTAATAGCCAGAATTCATGAAATGGGCTTTAAGCGAACAGAAGTTATGACAAATGGAATAAGGCTTGCTGAGGATATTGATTATGTAAAGGATCTTAAAAAAGCAGGATTGAGTCAAATGGGGTTGCAGTTTGATGGGTTCAATAATAACGCATACCTGTTAATGAGGGGAAAAGAACTGGCTGAAACGAAAAGAAAAGCATTAGAAAACCTAAAATCTGTGAAACAGGCAACAATACTTGCAGCATGTATTATGCGTGGTGTTAACGATGGAGAAATCGGATCTATTATAGGTTATGCAGTAGAAAATAAAGACTTTATAGAACATGTTAATTTTCAATCTTTTATACGAAATAGTAACAACTCTGATAAATTTGATTTGGCTTATATTTATAATAAGGATGAGATTGTAAATAGCATTGAATGTCAGACGAAAAGGCATATTAGGAAGGAGCATTTCACATCTCCAGCTACTATTCTTCCAGTTCCAGAGTTTATAGAGGCGATTAGTAAAAAACCACAAAAGCAGTATTTTCCACTGTTTCATGAGCATTGTAATTTAACAACTTATGTATATGTTACAAAAAACAAAACTCTAATTCCGGTACAGGAGGCACTTAATATGGACTCCTTACTTAAGTATTTAGAGAAAATAACAAATGAATTGAATAATACCAATTCATTTGGCAAAAGGACTTTCTTAATGATGAAATTAACACTTAATATGTTTCAATTAATTAAAAAACGTATTTTTAGGAAAATGCTGTATTCATCAATATTAAAGAAAGAATTTGATCCCCTAGCAAATTTAAAGGAAATTCTAATGATTAGTTGTGAGAACTATATGGGGGATCATCAGTTTGACTATGAGAGGAATAAGAAGTGTGGTCTTTTTTTCCTGGAGGCTGAGGATTTGATTCGTCCATTTTGTCAACATGAACAATATTAA
- a CDS encoding B12-binding domain-containing radical SAM protein, translating into MRVTLVNPNYDEPRVLKFMGLPSIPIGLAYVAATLEQAGHEVKVVDAFGFKYNVEKTVEEAIKTDPEFIGISCVTCNIDYGKQIAEKLRARFPVAIGGTMPSLEPDTLVDYADYIMYGEGEKTFVELLSGKDPQEIDGLMFKKDGKVIKTNPRIPEENLDSIPFPARHLFPMHKYKLFGPMSMATMMTSRGCPMTCNYCSISHLFPSWRGRSAKNVVDEMEFLIEQYKVKGISFVDEDFLVDLPRALEICDEIENRNLKVWWGMQTRADRVPDLETMKRFNRAGCECLLFGIESVQEKTMKNLNRDISNDLFFRAVKLGRDSRMRVAVSSILGFPGETIADAKATVSFVLKLDPDYVFFGVPTPFPGTRFYESCEQKGLIKEKNLLRYTIMSPILETEEIKLADGKKLLNYAYRKFYFRPIKMLQRVASEVKKLDKETFKGFFKWSFDGFFDSQKW; encoded by the coding sequence ATGAGAGTAACCTTAGTCAACCCGAATTATGATGAACCCAGAGTATTAAAATTCATGGGACTACCCAGCATTCCAATTGGACTTGCTTATGTGGCTGCAACTTTAGAGCAAGCTGGACATGAAGTAAAAGTAGTCGATGCTTTTGGCTTTAAATATAACGTGGAAAAAACTGTAGAAGAGGCAATAAAGACAGATCCGGAATTCATAGGAATATCCTGTGTTACTTGTAACATTGATTACGGTAAGCAGATTGCTGAGAAATTGAGAGCACGTTTTCCGGTGGCAATTGGGGGGACGATGCCATCCTTGGAGCCGGATACATTGGTAGATTATGCAGATTATATCATGTATGGAGAAGGGGAAAAAACGTTTGTAGAACTATTGAGCGGTAAAGATCCCCAAGAGATAGATGGATTGATGTTTAAAAAGGATGGAAAAGTAATTAAGACCAATCCAAGGATACCCGAAGAAAATTTAGACAGCATACCTTTCCCAGCAAGACATTTATTTCCAATGCATAAATATAAGCTTTTTGGTCCAATGAGCATGGCCACTATGATGACTAGCAGAGGTTGCCCTATGACCTGTAATTATTGCTCGATCTCTCATCTTTTTCCTAGTTGGAGAGGAAGAAGTGCAAAGAATGTTGTAGATGAAATGGAATTTCTTATTGAACAATATAAGGTTAAAGGAATTTCATTTGTGGATGAAGATTTTTTGGTGGATTTACCTCGTGCCTTAGAAATATGCGATGAGATTGAGAACAGAAACTTGAAAGTCTGGTGGGGAATGCAGACAAGAGCAGACAGAGTACCAGATTTAGAAACAATGAAACGGTTTAATCGTGCAGGCTGTGAATGTTTACTATTTGGGATAGAGTCCGTTCAAGAAAAGACAATGAAAAACCTGAATAGAGATATTTCAAATGACTTATTTTTCAGAGCTGTAAAATTAGGACGCGATTCCAGAATGAGAGTAGCAGTATCATCCATACTAGGGTTTCCAGGGGAGACAATTGCAGATGCAAAAGCAACAGTGAGCTTTGTACTAAAGCTAGATCCTGATTATGTTTTTTTTGGAGTTCCTACGCCATTTCCAGGAACACGATTTTATGAATCCTGTGAGCAGAAAGGATTGATTAAGGAAAAGAACTTGCTACGGTATACCATTATGAGTCCAATTCTGGAAACTGAGGAAATTAAATTAGCGGATGGGAAAAAGCTTTTGAATTATGCTTATCGGAAATTCTATTTCAGACCAATTAAGATGCTACAGCGTGTGGCTTCGGAAGTAAAAAAGCTGGATAAAGAAACATTTAAAGGTTTTTTTAAATGGTCATTTGATGGTTTCTTTGACTCACAGAAATGGTAG
- a CDS encoding U32 family peptidase — MKIALPCSWDYKFFDYLPEIQKGKNKIHEVYGSLKSSYLGSGHSSAAIRGECLKRKDVENYVKKVHESGLEFNYTINASCLGNMEFDPRFKAKMLDELNWICSFSDTVTVAVPYLIELVKKISKNKVKIALSTIVAVDSIGKVKSYEELGVNRIVLNINLNRKPNIIKDIRNHTKLDLEILVNDSCLKDCPYRYYHYNSGSHASVHKKAFYMDYCIYNCLNKRLISMDEILKSPWLRPEDCNYYDGIVDYIKIGGREKSLEWIVRAGEAYSEESFDGNVLDLLTIISPESHELGELLFNNKLNLTSDKLELEKFFNRFFEKGFECGDCSKCNYCSNHFHDIIHYDETILEQYCSTFESIGKMMEVTKNQSFIQYILIKYAFNQYVKNTKKWKLMKKYLPYFKEKIVG, encoded by the coding sequence ATGAAAATTGCATTACCATGTTCTTGGGATTATAAATTCTTTGACTATCTTCCTGAAATACAAAAGGGAAAGAATAAAATACATGAGGTATATGGTTCGTTAAAATCTAGCTATTTGGGATCGGGACACTCCTCCGCTGCAATACGTGGGGAATGCCTAAAAAGAAAAGACGTTGAAAATTATGTAAAAAAAGTCCATGAAAGCGGTCTGGAGTTTAACTATACAATAAATGCCAGTTGTCTTGGAAATATGGAATTTGATCCACGATTTAAAGCTAAAATGTTGGATGAGTTAAACTGGATATGTTCGTTTAGTGATACAGTAACAGTCGCAGTGCCTTATCTAATTGAATTGGTAAAGAAAATAAGTAAAAATAAAGTCAAAATTGCATTATCGACTATTGTGGCTGTTGATAGCATCGGGAAGGTAAAAAGCTATGAAGAGCTCGGTGTTAACCGCATTGTATTAAACATCAATTTAAACCGTAAACCCAACATAATAAAAGATATTCGAAATCATACAAAGTTGGATCTTGAAATACTGGTAAATGACAGTTGTTTGAAGGATTGCCCTTATCGCTATTATCACTATAACTCTGGTTCACATGCTTCCGTACATAAAAAAGCTTTTTATATGGATTACTGTATTTACAATTGTTTAAACAAACGTTTAATAAGTATGGATGAAATACTAAAAAGCCCATGGTTAAGACCGGAAGATTGCAATTACTATGATGGTATTGTGGACTATATAAAAATTGGGGGTAGAGAGAAAAGTTTAGAATGGATTGTCCGGGCAGGTGAAGCTTACAGTGAAGAATCATTTGATGGAAATGTTCTTGATCTATTAACGATTATATCCCCGGAATCACATGAATTAGGCGAATTATTATTTAATAATAAACTCAATTTAACTTCTGATAAATTGGAGTTAGAAAAATTTTTTAACCGATTTTTTGAAAAAGGTTTTGAATGTGGAGACTGTTCAAAATGCAACTATTGTTCAAATCATTTTCATGATATCATCCATTACGACGAAACGATATTAGAGCAATATTGCTCTACCTTCGAATCAATAGGGAAGATGATGGAGGTAACTAAAAACCAGAGTTTTATCCAATATATATTGATAAAATACGCATTCAACCAATATGTTAAAAATACAAAAAAGTGGAAACTAATGAAAAAGTATTTACCATATTTTAAAGAAAAGATTGTGGGGTAG
- a CDS encoding class I SAM-dependent methyltransferase encodes MKNKEYVDWDFFWKRVKKHPLFLKFLYFVHLKKYKKILKKINLKAPDVMEIGAGTGAAAIHIQDIYGGSVTLVDNNEIAYEMHKKLFHNRTGSIKYLKEDFTKIAQRPEYNLVMSDGLLEHFSKKEDIIELHKSFTKANGYILIFALNNNLFTRFLELGEKKMGYSDPVNMDECIQLCKKSGLAVVGTVKYFFEYGILCKRVGKDG; translated from the coding sequence ATGAAAAATAAAGAGTATGTCGATTGGGATTTTTTTTGGAAAAGGGTAAAAAAGCATCCCCTTTTTCTTAAATTCCTCTATTTTGTACATTTAAAAAAATACAAAAAGATATTAAAGAAAATTAATTTAAAAGCACCGGATGTTATGGAAATAGGTGCAGGTACTGGTGCGGCAGCTATACATATTCAGGATATATATGGGGGCAGTGTAACGCTTGTTGATAATAATGAAATCGCCTATGAAATGCATAAAAAGCTATTTCATAATAGAACAGGAAGTATAAAATACCTAAAAGAAGACTTTACAAAAATTGCCCAGAGACCGGAATACAATCTGGTAATGAGTGATGGTCTGCTTGAACATTTCAGTAAAAAGGAAGACATAATTGAATTGCATAAATCCTTTACCAAAGCAAATGGGTATATACTAATTTTTGCTCTTAATAATAATTTATTTACAAGATTTTTGGAATTAGGAGAGAAAAAAATGGGCTATTCGGATCCAGTTAACATGGATGAATGCATTCAGTTATGCAAGAAATCAGGTTTAGCAGTAGTGGGAACTGTTAAGTATTTTTTTGAATATGGAATCTTATGTAAGAGGGTAGGTAAAGATGGATAA
- a CDS encoding SPL family radical SAM protein, with product MNIDLIVKEIKREPGVNICKNLLRKEMDINSASDDFKQVLDILKSEDEYVRVFAVMYMALVYEKLESCRTIIHERFVELTNDLSKKFIRYGLIPSIESILEKGDLELIKYIKNKLADQEYPVLARIYLETYSKVLAKKGKKEEVVDFLDSIMVFIVSNNLDTQQGVISSINNLGKKNIILLQKYFMNWIEIKNINTFYVIRKVFELKIGDLIEIEFKKACEEKMNKYEMERIQLISEKFNDDKSKTEVTYQEIVVSTMLHFINSPMLPFNWGANPYRGCLHACEYCYGRTSHEYLGHTKDEFERIIYVKINADKALEKQIMVPKWRESRNKLINLGTVTDPYQKIDEHYEITRKILEVLYKHKNPVTITTKSDLVMRDIDILKKLGPLTDVVFSIPSLDQSFLDKIEKRAAPIENRLKAIEKLKKAGITVGVLMIPIFPYITDSESEMEHLVKTLADYKVDYVIPDILNLRGDCKYKVKQFIGEYYPQLTEDYERLYVRGTDNLYVDKEYQKRIFDYLMKGVLKKYGLNDYSKMIKGKWS from the coding sequence ATGAATATTGATTTAATCGTGAAGGAAATTAAAAGAGAACCAGGAGTGAATATTTGTAAAAATCTTTTAAGAAAAGAAATGGATATTAATTCTGCATCCGATGATTTTAAGCAGGTATTGGATATTCTAAAATCAGAGGATGAATATGTAAGAGTATTTGCTGTTATGTATATGGCTCTGGTATATGAAAAATTAGAATCATGTAGAACAATTATTCACGAAAGGTTTGTAGAGCTTACCAATGATTTGAGTAAAAAATTTATAAGATATGGTTTGATCCCCAGTATTGAATCAATATTGGAAAAGGGTGATCTTGAACTAATCAAATATATAAAAAATAAATTAGCAGATCAGGAGTATCCAGTTTTAGCACGTATATATCTAGAAACATACAGTAAAGTATTGGCTAAAAAAGGTAAAAAGGAAGAAGTTGTTGATTTTTTAGATTCAATAATGGTTTTTATTGTTTCAAATAATTTGGATACTCAGCAGGGGGTAATTTCATCAATTAACAATCTTGGTAAGAAGAATATTATTTTACTGCAAAAATACTTCATGAATTGGATAGAAATCAAGAATATTAACACTTTCTATGTAATCAGAAAAGTATTCGAGCTAAAGATTGGAGATCTAATAGAAATTGAGTTTAAAAAAGCCTGTGAAGAAAAAATGAATAAGTATGAGATGGAAAGAATTCAATTAATCAGTGAGAAATTCAATGATGATAAGAGTAAAACAGAAGTTACTTATCAAGAGATTGTGGTTTCCACTATGCTGCATTTTATTAACTCTCCAATGCTACCATTTAACTGGGGGGCAAATCCCTATCGGGGATGCCTACATGCCTGTGAGTACTGTTATGGAAGAACCAGTCATGAATATTTGGGGCATACTAAAGATGAATTTGAACGAATTATTTATGTAAAAATTAATGCGGATAAAGCTTTAGAAAAGCAGATAATGGTTCCAAAATGGCGAGAAAGTAGAAATAAGTTAATTAACCTTGGCACTGTAACAGATCCATATCAAAAAATAGATGAACACTATGAAATTACACGAAAAATACTGGAGGTACTATATAAGCATAAAAATCCAGTAACAATAACAACAAAGTCTGATTTGGTTATGAGGGACATTGATATTTTAAAAAAGTTAGGTCCATTAACAGATGTAGTGTTTAGCATACCTTCTTTAGACCAATCATTCCTAGATAAAATAGAAAAGAGAGCTGCACCGATTGAGAATCGCTTAAAAGCAATTGAAAAGTTAAAGAAAGCAGGGATTACGGTGGGAGTACTTATGATTCCTATCTTCCCTTATATCACAGATAGTGAAAGTGAAATGGAACATCTGGTTAAGACGTTGGCTGATTATAAAGTCGATTATGTGATACCGGATATTCTCAATTTACGTGGAGATTGCAAATATAAGGTAAAGCAGTTTATAGGTGAATATTATCCGCAATTAACGGAAGATTATGAACGGTTATATGTGAGAGGAACTGATAACCTCTATGTTGATAAGGAGTATCAGAAGAGGATATTTGATTATCTTATGAAAGGCGTTTTAAAAAAATATGGTCTGAATGATTATTCAAAGATGATCAAAGGAAAGTGGTCGTAA
- a CDS encoding polyprenyl synthetase family protein — MKSFNVINKKVKETYESQVFEIIANVDLKKFMSIPEFMQVIKYPGKMIRSTFTYITANLAGKEYDSRLTELTIIIELIQAASLIHDDIIDNGVYRRGRKTIVNEYGLPSALLLGDCLIFIVMRLIGEIKTGEVQKKEILNSISSCLLHMYEGQKSESILEGNYTISELEYFHVISNKTSIFYSMACELGTIIAGVSENYRAAVVSYGYNLGLAYQILDDLKSVIYLRNEETDKTYQTDLERRLVTLPTIVAYKIGDAHQKEIIQNFYSGKSSNKELVIEIISQDIILSEVKDKIVYYIKKAKADIKVLRNNEYKIALQEYCDCLLEEVQ; from the coding sequence GTGAAAAGTTTTAATGTTATAAATAAAAAGGTTAAAGAAACCTATGAGAGTCAGGTTTTTGAAATTATTGCTAATGTGGATTTAAAGAAGTTTATGTCAATTCCAGAGTTTATGCAGGTAATAAAATATCCTGGGAAAATGATACGTTCTACTTTTACATATATTACAGCTAATTTAGCAGGAAAAGAGTACGACTCTAGACTAACTGAACTCACAATTATTATTGAGTTAATACAGGCTGCAAGCCTCATACACGATGATATAATTGACAATGGGGTATATAGAAGAGGGCGAAAAACTATTGTGAATGAGTATGGGCTGCCTTCAGCCTTGCTATTAGGAGACTGTTTAATATTTATTGTAATGAGATTAATAGGCGAGATTAAAACTGGAGAAGTTCAGAAAAAAGAAATATTAAATAGTATATCATCCTGTTTATTGCATATGTATGAAGGTCAAAAGTCGGAAAGTATTTTAGAGGGAAACTATACTATCAGTGAGTTGGAGTATTTTCATGTGATTAGTAATAAGACTTCTATATTTTATTCGATGGCTTGTGAATTAGGTACAATTATTGCTGGAGTCAGTGAAAATTATAGAGCTGCCGTAGTGTCTTATGGATATAATCTTGGTCTAGCATATCAGATACTGGATGATTTAAAGAGTGTCATTTATTTAAGAAATGAGGAAACTGATAAAACTTATCAGACTGATTTAGAAAGAAGACTTGTTACATTACCAACAATTGTAGCTTATAAAATAGGTGATGCCCATCAGAAGGAAATAATACAAAATTTTTATAGCGGAAAATCTTCAAATAAGGAATTGGTAATTGAAATAATTAGCCAAGATATAATTCTGTCCGAAGTAAAGGATAAAATCGTTTATTATATAAAAAAGGCAAAAGCGGATATAAAGGTTTTAAGAAATAATGAGTACAAAATAGCTTTACAAGAATACTGTGATTGTTTACTGGAGGAAGTTCAATGA
- a CDS encoding recombinase family protein, which translates to MARSITVIPARANRTNTAQNAEPQKKRMAAYCRVSTDQIEQLSSYEAQVNYYTTYICNHPDFKFAGIYADEGITGTNTKKREQFNRMIKDCKAGKIDVIITKSISRFARNTLDCLNYVRMLKELGIEVIFEKENIRTLDSKGEVLLSILSSLAQEESFSISRNSTWGIRRRFEQGKVIVNHTKFMGYDKDENGNLVINERQAKVVKRIYTDYLDGKGPNRIARELEKGGVLNWNGKAKWYEGSIRKMLSNEKYKGDALLQKTYTVDFLSKKRVINKGEVPKYYVEESHPAIIDNNTWEAVQFEMKRRKIFAKKHGLHKYDYATDNNPFAGKVICGYCDSTFGRKVWNSNDERLKRTIWQCSNKYKIKGKIGCGNRHINDGILYEAFVNSFNAILKNKDYFMSKWKEHLQSDNPLQKYRAKQFMNIIKDAEPLEKFDVELYFKIIEKLTVFEEEKIIMTFLDGTEIECEID; encoded by the coding sequence ATGGCAAGAAGCATTACAGTTATACCAGCAAGGGCAAACAGAACAAATACGGCACAGAATGCTGAACCGCAGAAGAAGAGAATGGCGGCATACTGCAGGGTATCAACCGACCAAATAGAGCAGCTGTCCAGCTATGAGGCGCAGGTAAATTATTATACTACATATATATGTAACCACCCTGACTTTAAATTCGCAGGGATATATGCGGACGAGGGTATCACAGGGACTAACACAAAAAAGCGTGAGCAGTTTAACAGAATGATTAAAGACTGCAAAGCAGGAAAAATTGATGTGATAATAACCAAATCTATATCAAGATTCGCACGCAACACTTTAGATTGCTTGAACTATGTTAGAATGCTGAAGGAACTTGGAATAGAGGTAATATTTGAGAAGGAGAACATACGGACTTTAGATTCAAAGGGTGAGGTGCTGTTAAGCATACTTTCCAGCCTTGCACAGGAGGAAAGTTTTTCCATAAGTCGAAACAGCACATGGGGCATCAGAAGGCGGTTTGAGCAGGGTAAAGTCATAGTCAACCACACGAAATTTATGGGTTATGATAAGGATGAAAATGGCAACCTTGTTATAAATGAAAGGCAGGCTAAGGTGGTAAAGCGGATATATACCGATTATCTTGATGGAAAAGGTCCGAACAGGATAGCACGGGAACTTGAAAAAGGTGGAGTACTGAACTGGAATGGAAAAGCAAAATGGTATGAGGGCAGTATCAGGAAAATGTTAAGTAACGAAAAGTACAAAGGGGATGCTTTGTTGCAAAAGACATATACCGTTGATTTTCTTTCCAAAAAGAGAGTTATAAATAAAGGTGAAGTGCCAAAATATTATGTTGAAGAAAGCCATCCTGCAATTATTGATAATAATACATGGGAAGCCGTTCAGTTTGAAATGAAACGGCGAAAGATATTTGCAAAAAAGCATGGACTGCATAAGTATGACTATGCTACTGACAATAACCCGTTTGCAGGAAAAGTTATATGTGGTTACTGCGACAGTACATTTGGCAGAAAGGTCTGGAATTCTAATGATGAAAGATTAAAAAGAACTATCTGGCAGTGTAGCAACAAATACAAGATTAAAGGAAAAATAGGGTGTGGGAACAGGCATATTAATGATGGCATCTTATATGAGGCATTTGTTAATTCTTTTAATGCAATTTTGAAGAATAAGGATTACTTTATGAGTAAATGGAAGGAACATTTACAAAGTGATAACCCGCTTCAAAAGTATAGAGCAAAGCAGTTTATGAATATTATAAAAGACGCAGAGCCATTAGAAAAATTTGATGTGGAATTGTATTTTAAAATAATAGAAAAGTTGACAGTGTTTGAGGAAGAAAAGATAATTATGACTTTTCTTGATGGCACTGAGATTGAGTGTGAAATTGATTAA
- a CDS encoding recombinase family protein translates to MRVIKIEPAAKAEQQKKRVCAYARVSTDGYKQGESLENQVTYYEKLISSNPEYEFAGIFADKGITGTKDDRPEFQRMLEFCREGKIDLIITKSISRFARNSAVLLKYVRELKDIGIEVRFEKENIATLSGDSELMLTVLSSFAEEESRSVSENIKWRYRKKFEKGELVINANRFLGYDKDEYGDLIINPKEAEIVKRIYTEYLNGNGMLKISKLLNSEGIPTVTGSKWNEASIRDILKNEKYKGDVMLQKTYTPSYLTKLRKINRGQVDSYYIEDNHSPIVTKEAWERVQLEMQKRAEAKGNSIGSIKCLNRYPLSGILFCSKCGSPLRRRTWNSKNSCKKIVWQCSNYVKNGKDACEGTVINDEIIGSLNITEPTIVKEEIQNGKKHYSYTSKGKQNKYGTEC, encoded by the coding sequence GTGCGTGTAATAAAAATAGAGCCTGCTGCAAAAGCTGAACAACAGAAAAAGAGGGTCTGTGCTTATGCGAGGGTATCCACCGATGGCTACAAGCAGGGTGAATCCTTGGAAAATCAAGTAACCTACTATGAAAAGTTAATCTCGTCAAATCCCGAATACGAATTTGCAGGAATATTTGCAGACAAAGGAATAACTGGAACAAAAGATGATAGACCCGAGTTTCAAAGAATGCTGGAGTTTTGCAGAGAAGGAAAAATAGACTTAATCATAACAAAATCAATATCAAGGTTTGCAAGAAATAGTGCGGTACTACTGAAATATGTAAGGGAATTAAAAGATATAGGTATTGAGGTAAGATTTGAAAAAGAAAATATAGCTACATTATCCGGGGACAGTGAGCTGATGCTTACCGTCCTCTCTTCATTTGCGGAGGAAGAAAGCAGAAGTGTCAGTGAGAATATAAAGTGGCGGTACCGTAAAAAGTTCGAAAAAGGTGAACTAGTTATAAACGCTAATAGGTTTCTTGGATACGATAAGGACGAATATGGAGATTTAATAATAAACCCCAAAGAGGCTGAAATTGTAAAACGTATTTACACAGAGTATCTGAACGGAAACGGTATGTTAAAAATATCAAAGCTGCTTAATTCAGAAGGAATACCGACAGTAACAGGTTCAAAATGGAATGAGGCAAGCATAAGGGATATTCTTAAAAATGAAAAGTACAAAGGGGATGTAATGCTTCAAAAAACCTATACTCCAAGCTATCTAACTAAGCTAAGGAAAATAAATAGAGGTCAGGTTGATAGCTATTACATAGAAGATAACCATTCACCAATAGTTACAAAGGAAGCATGGGAGAGAGTGCAGCTTGAAATGCAAAAACGTGCTGAAGCAAAAGGAAACTCAATAGGCTCAATAAAATGTCTTAATCGCTATCCACTGTCAGGAATTCTTTTCTGCAGCAAGTGCGGTTCTCCATTGAGACGTAGAACATGGAACAGTAAAAACTCCTGTAAAAAGATAGTATGGCAATGCAGTAACTATGTTAAAAATGGTAAAGATGCCTGTGAAGGAACAGTAATTAATGATGAGATTATAGGCAGTCTTAATATAACGGAACCAACGATTGTGAAGGAGGAAATCCAAAATGGCAAGAAGCATTACAGTTATACCAGCAAGGGCAAACAGAACAAATACGGCACAGAATGCTGA